AGATCTCCCACTGGGGGTTGGGCATAAGGGATTCCCAGGAAGAAGTCTTGATCGTACTCGACGTTGTAGTAGCCGGTGAACGTGCCATTCCTGACTGAAGCTGTCGGTGCTGCATCTTGTCTGACTTTCAATGCGCTTGCACTGGCCCCATCATGGAGCACGGCTGCGATGAGCGGAAGACACAGGAAAGGTGACCTCATTTTGCTGTAGTCGTCCCCAAGGCCGGTCTGCCTGCACTGGGGAGGGTCCAATATATGTAGGTAGCGGCCGTTGGATGTGCCCCGGACCATGAATGATATGGACCGTCGGCGCTTCTTCGGATTGAATCATGCCAAGACGTGGGTTAATTACATTGTCTGCAAAGCTGACGACAATCTGGGTCATGCACCACTTGTTTTCATTTGGGTAGCGTGAACACGGGAGACCAAGTTAGGGTTTACGTTCGGCCTCCACATTCGGGTGCTGTGGGCTGTCACCCACCTGCATTAGCGCTGGCGATCTTAGCTTTATAGTGTTGATTCTTTCTGGGTTGGCATCTGGTGCCAAGAAGTATATCGATGAAGGAATGGAAATGACATTGGGCTTTCAGTCAAAGATCGATGCCTTCAGCGAGTTCGGCTGCGTATACTCGGACGCGTTGCGGAAACCAGTGAAGCCCCAGTGGATCTGCGCAGCCATAGTAATCTTGGTGTCCAAGTCCCTTGAGAGCCCGACCAAGATAACATCGACGTCATCCGTATTAAGGATCttctcagcaacaacaccgcTGTTGATTGTACTAACGcagagatatatatcttgtCTCCAGCACCCTTCTTTACAGCTGGCACGAATGGTACCTAGAAGCCAATACTGGATGTTACTTTCTGAGTGACGCGCACACTACCGGTGCTGATATTACTTAAATTGTTCGCACCCTGTACAGCGAGAGCCTGGGAAAATGCCATGGTACCCTGCAGTCTCTAGCTATTTCATCCAGCAGGCTGTTTTGTAGCCAGTCGGTGGCCGAGACACGCAAGAAGACCGGGATATCAAGTCTAACAGCATCACGGGTCAGCTGAGCGATGTCTAAAGATAGATAAATCTGTTTCAAAGCTACCCTTACACTTATCTGTGCGCTTATTGGAAGGGCtggggaaggaaaagagcaGGTACCCTTGGGTATTATGAATCTTACAAGTCAACGCCAGCAGCCAAAGAAAATGTTCTTAACCTCCTGAATATCCTCCTTAGTTATCTCTTTAGTGATTTAAAGGGCACAGTGCTCGGGGCGTTGACATTCTCCGTCCAGCCACCCACCGCATTGGTCGTGGTAACACCGCCCGGCCATGGAGGAACAGTCCAGGCCTTACGCTTGTGGGTCCTCTGTCAATTTTCCTGGATATTCTTAATTCCCTTATACAGCCTAGCAAACAGCGAGTATTCCTATATGAAATGGGCGAGCAGGAAGCATTAATTCTCAAGGAGCTCCAAAGGCCACTGACCCTAGACAGGCGACCTATCCCTGAACCAACTGGGAACCAAGTTCTCGTGAGGATCATTACAGCCGGGAGTATGATCCGTAGATGCATTTATTTGTATGGAAGAAAAGCTGACAAGCCATAGTTAACCCCCATGACCAAAAGGTATCATGAAGAAGACTTTCTGGCTCTCGGTCGAGTTCTAATCCCTTGTAgggtcgaggtcgaggtgtACTCGTGGAGAAGTACTTGCCTCATGCGATCCTCGCAAACGACATCGGCGGTATTGTCGAGGAGATAGGACCAGACGTGCAAAGGTTCTCCGTTGGAGATCGCATCGTTGGACAGTCTAACATCCTGTCGGGTGGTCCTGACCAAGCTGGCCTGCAGCAGTTCTGCATCCTCGACGCAAACTTTGCTGCTCCCATACCACAGGATATTAGTTTTGACCAGGCAGCGGCAGTCCCGGTCAATGCCATGGCGAGTTTTATCGCCCTATTCAGTTCGTCAGGATTGGGCTTAGCACCAAAGTTCCTGGGCCACGATTCGGAGTACGCGAAGGAAGCGATTGTCATCATCGGTGGCGGCTCTAATAGTGGGAAGTTTGCCCTCCAGTTCTCTCGTCTCGCAGGCTTTGGCAGGATCATTGCAACGGTCAAGGTCCGCGGCGATGGGGGCCAGTCCCTCCGTGAATTTGGTGCCACACATGTCATATATCGGGAGGCAGCGGATGTGGAAGCTCAGATCCGTGCGATCGTTGGCGATGAATTGGTATACGCCTTTGACGCGGTCAACGGCACTTACTCGGGTGGTGTCAGCCACCAGCTGGCGCTCTCGCTTCTGTCGACCACGAAGAAAGGGTCTTTGGCAACATTGGTGCGTGGAGAGGCTGACCCTGCAATTGCAGCTACAAAGACCGCTGGCTTCAAGAAAAACCGAGTTCTCGGAGTTAGTGACCCGCACCAAGAGCTGGCTACCAAGTTCTGGAGGGAGTTGCCAGGTTGGATCGGAAATGGCGGGCTGAAGACGTTAGACTTTGAAGTTATTGACGGACTGGACGCGGTCAAAGTCAACAGCCTGCTGGACGACTACCGTGATGGTAGAGCGGTAACTAAGACACATGTGCATCCCGATCATAGGGACTCCATTCTCGAATGATATATTATTGATCATTGTTTATTAGTTCGCACATTGCACGTCGTGTTTGATAATATAAGTTTCTTAATTCAAGTATTGGCAGTCCAGAAGATATATTTCTCCTTGGGACAACCTTCCACGTCATATGAATCAAGCCACCCACCATTGAGGGCAAGGTCAGCCAGAAGGTCACGGACGCTCTGGAAGGATTCTAGCTCTGTtcattaatatataaaagcaCCAGTGAGTTTACTCATCGGCAAGGTATTCGGAGGTCGGATCTACCAACAAGCTATATCCCTTGTTCAGACAGGTTCAAAGCCCGGAGAGGCGGCGTCAAATGGGTAAATAGACCTAGTTAGTAATATATACATATCCTTGAATACCAGAATCTATAAGACATATTAATATCGAAGTAACTTAAGGAttctactattatattatttcaaAATCGAATCCTGTAAACAGTGACTATATTTCTCTACTTTATAGAATAATCTAAAATCCGTAATATTTTGCAAATATGCTAGACTGTAGGGAACATTCCTGTCTTTCTCCAGGTCCCGTTCCCTTTCTGTAAGCCGTCTTACTAAGCGGAACCATCGATCCAGCACGCTCCGTAGTCAGGCAGAGAGTGGCGTTACTGGTGTCCACAATACAGCAGATGCCGAACCATCTCCCGTTCCAGCGTCCTTGGCCGTTCGCAGGAAGAAGCACTTAATTTCCCCGCACCCCGCTGCCCCATACGTGCCATCCCAGTGTTTTGCGGAAGTAGTGTATAAATCCTGCGCTTAATCACACTTCGTCCACTGGCTTGCTAATCCACCAACTCCCATAGGCAGCCTAGGCTGCTCAATGTGGCCGGCATGGCAAGCGACGACCGACGACGAAAGAACGCCCTCAGCTGCGACGGGTGCAGACAACGGAAGGTGAAGGTAGCGATTATAATCTagtcctttttttttttttttttttttctttaatgCTAACCTGACATTAGTGTGAGAAACCATCTGCTGGTCCCTGCCAGCGATGTAGCAGGCTAGGCAAGCAGTGCCAAGTAGGAGGCTCGACCTCCCGACCCTACTATCATACATCAAAAGAACGATACGACCTTCTGGTCTCCGTGGTTCGTCATTTTGTGCCTTCGGCTTCTTTCAGCACCGACAACCTACGTGAGCTTGTAGACACCCTGCCAGCTTCGGCGGAAGGCTCACAGCCGCCTCCCACACTGGCCCAACTGGATACTCCATCCTCGTCTACAGGTCCTGTCAGCCAGGAATGCACAGTCGGAGACTTAGAGGGTACACTGATGGTGGATGCTATGAACATTCCTCGTAGGTGCCTTGTCTATTCCCCCACCCCTCGTCTGTGTCCGGTATGATACTCGGTAAACCCGGGCTCATGCTAAATCTATTGTTTGTTCGTGCAGGATTCAGTGGCCCATCCAGCTGCACTACTCTCAATGCCAAGATGGTTTCGCATCTGTCCAAGGATACCAGCGGTCTATCACCATTCGAAGAGAGTGAGCCACCATCATTATTTGATGGACAGGTGACTTCTTATCAAAATCCAAACTATCTGCCCAATCGCAAGGCTCTTGATCAAGCAGCGGTGAAGTTCTTCGCAGAGATCAACAGTGTCATCTATATCCTTGATCAAGATAGATTCCACCTTTGGCTTGATGACGTGTATGATGGGAAGGGGGTGAGCGTATCCATCCTTGTCATATTATATCTGGTCATGGCCCTCTGCGGCGATCAAGACCCCAGTTTTGACATCGCTCGCTCCTACATGGATGATGTGATCGAGGAATCGAGATTGGAGAGTGTACGAGCCATCATGCTTATGGTACGGTTGATGCCGCTTCCTCTGGATGCCCTGTTCGTAGTTACTATTGCTGACCTGTTATTGTCAGAGCTTGTACCGCCAGAGAGAGGATGATCGCAGTGTTGCTTGGGCAATTCTGGGTGTGGCAATTCGGATTTCACAGTCACTCGGACTTCACCAACGTATAGGGTATGCGAAGGATACTTCTATATATGGATCAGAAGTTAAGCGGCGCCTCTGGTGGTCCCTACGCGAATTTGATAACTGGAGCTCTTGCATGTTGGGCCGCCCGACTAGCTCTGGTAGCACAGATCATGATATCCATCTTCCTTCGCAGGTAAGAGACCTCTACTACCAATAAATTCTCTTGACGACTAAATATGACAGGAATTCAACAGCACACCCTACACCCCGCCTGGGTACGCCACCAGCTCAGCATCTCTCGGTATTATGATTGGCCAGATATCTCAGCAGCTATATATGCAAAGCGGCAATTTGCGAAGCAAAGCGCAATTGACTGGCGATCTTATTCAGCAAGTTGAAGGCTGGAGCAATAAACTGCCCGATCACCTTCGTCCTGATTCGGCATTCCCCTCCTGCTTTGCTCGTGCCACGTTATATTTAAGccttaaatataatttcgCCCGTATGCTTATCGGGCGACCTTACTTGACGCATCTGATATTCTGCCGCAATACACACGACGCTGTTTTCGAATCCCGAGCAGAGACCTGTAAACTTGCAAATGATGACTCGATTGAGATTCTTACCGAATTCTACCGCCGAGGTCTCTTGTCGACATCTCTCTGGTTTGATACTTACTTTATCTTGGCAACGGCAATCGTCCTGTTTCTCCGCGCGGTCGAAACGTCCAGTATGCAGAAGGAGCTCAGATCATTTCTGCCTGTTTTCAAATTGTGTGGCCATAGCAAGGTTGGAAGATACGCTGCTGCATGCTTCGAGAAGTTTCTTTGCAATTTGGAGAATGGCACGATGGAAAGACATCATATGGATGTCGAAAACCCTGTTCCCCAGTCGCCTAGGCCCGCCAATGCGATGGGTTTATGTCATGAAATGAACTTGAATGATCTGGGAGACCTTAACACCATTGCGTCTGAgtgctttggctttggaggtGGCTTCGACCTGGACCTATGTGGAGTTGAGTTGTCATAGCATATTGCTTCTGTACTATTAATGAGATACATGCTTAAATTGTAATATTTTAGCCTTTCCTATCACCTAGAGATCTGCACGTGTTGTCATCCGAGAACATGCAGTAGCTGCGAAAGTTAAGACGCGATGAGATACAAGATGGACGATACACTGCTTTAATACTGGTTGGCTAGACGGAACTAGAATTTACGCACCTATAGTTGGAACCTTTACGATATAGTCAACTGCGGCTTCACGATACTGCCTTGGCGTAATATAGTTGCTAGTGATTTTGACGCGAAGGGTAGTAAACACCGTGATAAGAGTGCTCCCTAGCCACCCTAGCAATGATATGGGTGCAGAGACCAGTTACTTTCAGCGAATGCTTGGTCAGGAATATGACATAGAGAGTCAATGATGACTGACCGAGTAAGTTTGCTGAATATCTGTCCAAGTAAAGTGTATGGCACTACAGGCAGGAAACAGGATAATTAAGCCAGCAATCAAGTATCAGGACCGGAATTATGCCATTTTCTAACAAAAGGAGATGAAGTGCTACCACATTGGAAGACACAATGAAAGCTAAACTCGATCACATAAACGAGGGTCTATCATAGGACTAGGGAAGTAGGTTCACTCGGGCTATTCCGTCCTCTTTTTGTACTGCTCCGTCGTGAAGATGATCCCCGAATGTCCGAGTATCCAAGGAATAGTTTCATAATTAGTTCCAGCAACAGTGCGTTATTAAAGCGCCACCAAGGTAGCGCGCCCTGTCTCTCTGTAAAGATAAGAGGAACAACTAAATTTCAACTGCTGGAATGTATGTATCTTGCTACTTAATGCATGACGGTCGATTGTTCGAACCTGAGCTAAACAATACCACCCTCAGTTGAATCCCTTGATTTCCCATTCCAACACACATCTTCGTTGCATATAACTGAGCTGAATATCCTCCACTATGCTCTGGCTGTGTACGGTTATATACACCGAAAAGCGGTCTCagtcgtcctcatcctctgATGGCCAGGATAGCTCAACTGTTCAAACTAGTGTTGATACCCGGTCAATTTGCTCATTAAGCCGATGTTGTGCATAAAACAACGGTTTACCTTGCCGAAAATGTCTGAATGGCGTCCCGATGAGTTCTTTGTGGTAAATGGGGGGTAGGGCTAGTCAAACTTACACAACACAAGTGAAGTAGCCATGATACACATTGTCACAATCCCGAAAACCCTTAAAACCTCACTCGGGCCCTGTCGCTCTGTCCAGTCGTTGATGAATTCAGAAAACCCGTAGAAGAGGAAGTTCTTGGATGCCATCGCGAGAACGAAGATCTCTGTGGAGCTTTCACGGAAGGCATCACTGTCACATCCAACTACCGTCAGAAAGGAGCTGTATTGAAGGGAgaatggatgaagagaaagaaatggGGGCAGAAATTAATGATAACTCACAGGATGTAAAGGTTGGCAACGGTCATGCCGATAGTTGTACCAGCGCAGAGACAGCCGTGACAGAACGCGCCTAGATAATAACCATGGGGTGTTGGGTTGTCAAGATCCCACATAAAGACAAACCATCCGATGCCACAGAATAGAGTAGCAAATATTATCATTGGGATGCGGAACTCTGGCTCATATACTCCTTGGTTCCACTTGGTCATCTTCGTGGTGATTATATCCCCCACCCATGGGCTCACTGTGCTGCTCAGCAGCCCTCCGATCAATGCTATTATAGATGAAGCTTAGCTGGATTGTTCGCCTTTCCTGATAactgaaaaaaagaaaattcaGGAATCTTACCACCAACGTAAAAAGTACCGTTTTGCCTGGCATTTAGATTATACGGAGGAGGTGACCATATTTGAGCGAGAATATAGGAGAGAGCGACATAGAGAGCCTGTACCGGTTTATTAACTTGATAGATGGAGGTGCAAGGGGAGGAAAGGAGACACACAATGCACACGCTACCCACAATAGTTAACTAGCGGCCCTTGTTAGCAAACCGTACATAGGATTTGTAGAATCTACCCACCCATATAACTGCAGGATTCAGAAGCACGCCAAAGGGGGCAAAAACCAGCTTGAATAAGTTGGTGTCACTGAACGTCCTGCTGTAAATAGCAAGTTCCTGCACAaatgtcttcttcatctctgttgatgatgatggtacCCCTCCATTTTCCCTATCTGGTAGTTCGTCATGTTCGTGGCTGATCTCGTTGCGTCCCTTATCTTCCACTTGAGTCTCTTCCGGGGCCCCCGCTATGTCGTCTGGGTCGCTCTGATACTGGGTTTCTGGAAGCAAGAGGAAAGTTGCAATCACTCCGACAATGGTGAAGGGTAGATGAATTAGAAACACATATCTCCAGCCAAGCTCCTCAGTTATCAGGCCACCTAGAATTGAGACGAGAGAGATAATACAGGTCCATGTCATCACCAGTAGACTAGCACGAAACGATCTCTCGTGGACGAAGAACCTTTGGTTTCTGTGATTAGTGGCAAAGTTCATGGGTAGGGGATGCAGACTGGAAACAAACAGATCACCAATAACCGCCATTGACAGACTCTCAAACACCGATGAGCCAACACCTTGGATGATCCGGCCGGCTAACAAGACACGATAGCTATAGGTAGTAGTGCAACAGACGATTGTCCCAACCATCCCCATAACAGCGCCAAAGATAAATTGTGGCCGTTTCCCGTATTTATGTGCCAAGGCGGAGGCAATCGgtctataaataatttagttaaatatttatatcgTCACATCTGCAGAAACTTACCCGTAACATGCACATAGAAGCAGTTGATATGCGGTTAGCATTGAAACGTCTTTAATTGATCGCCCAAGTGATTGCGACAATAAGACGGTAGATGGGGCAATAAGTGGTGCCGGAATCGAAgcataaataatagaattgGCAAATATAACAGCATACGCcaagttcttcttccattgcGGCCAGTTCTATGCAGAGTCAGAGCTTGTCACACTCAGCATGCCACAGGAAAACACATACCAACGGGTCATTTGGACTATTGGAGGGTTGAGGAACAAGAATAACGTTTGTATTCTACTCTctgttaataaatatatccGCCTTGAACAGTTATGAGTGCACTGAAATCACCTTGCCAGTGTCGTGCTTTTCTTGGAGAAAACCATCTCCCGCTGTTTGATTAATCAACAGGACGGTACCAGGGGCATGCTGCCCATCCACTTGTATAACACCTAGAGGCATTTCGAGCGCTGTCGTAGGATAAGACTCAGGGTTTTTGTTTTGTGTGAAGTCCAGAGTTAAAAGTGAGATTGTACGCGCAGCTCACACTGTAGAAGCTCCCCCCTTTATACCCTGGCCCTGCTAGTAAATGAGTATGGGGTAAGAGAAGGCAATGCGGGGAAGCAATAAAAGCATGAATACGTCAACCCAAAGGGCTGTGCGTATGCCCAGGTAGCTAAACGACAATGACGGTCCACGTACGCCCCTGGGTGGCGGGTCGGCTGCCTATTCATGTTTACTGCCGAAGGTTCGAGCGAACGCTTTCGGTTCGGAGGAAAATTTAACACAAGCTTATAGTTTAAGGGTAAAATAAATACCGTTACAGTTGGCAGTTCACCATATCTGAGCGGCAAATATCAAGCCGTTGATGCCGTTGCAATCGGCTATGGTGAGGTTGTCAGGGACAGGCATATTACAACTTAGACGTATAACATCCCAGCGATATCTTATGGAGGTGCCTCTCGTCTTGACTACCGCACGGCCCCCGCGCCAGGAGCCTTTGCCCCACTACCAAGCACGAGTTCATTGCCCCGATCCAATGATCAttggggagctggaggaagagagcggtCTCCGAGCGAGGGCTAGATAGAAGGGAGCGGTGTCCGCTATCTGCGGATCAGTCGCCACCCCGTGCAGTTCCCCAACTATAggcctggccctggccgTCAATCGGAGCCAGCCGGCCATCGCCATTTTAATGCGGACTGGAGTGTATTATTGCCGAGTCTGCCACAGAACTTCGATTCCAGCCTCATACAGCAACAACAGTTCGATTGCCAGGTTCTAGATGTATATGTTCGTTAAATGCAGACTGTGCTGACTTTAAACTACAGTAATCCAGAGTTTGGTCTGGTATTTGGTACCCAATTTCATATGTCAAGGCTTCTCATTCTACGTGCCAATACACACTCCGTTCAGCGGATTTGCGAGAATGCCCGATTTCGCACGGGAATACTtgatatactactagtaataCCACACAATGAGAGCGGTTATTCCTCGGTGGCTTGATTCCAGTCCCTCCTTAGCGGTCACTTCAACTTCAGAAGTCGCTTTGCATTTCCGAAGGCGATTTgattcttttccttctcacTCAACTCAGTGATACTGTCAAACCACTTCGGTCCTTGGTCGATTGTTTCGTATGGATAGTCGATGGAGAACAACACCCTGGTAGCAAAGTTAGATGGTCAAAGCCAGACTGAGTAGACTTTCATACCGGTCAATTCCTAGTTCCTTAATTGCAAACAGCAGCGCAGGTGTTCCATAATGTCCACTCGTGGTGATTGAAATATTCTAGCCATTGTTAAATTACACGACTGAGGTTAAAGTGTGTAATTTTGGGAGAAGGGGATTACAGTTTTCATTGTGTCTCGAAGAGATCGCTTCGCTTGGGTAGAGGCTCAGTGAAGTAATAACTCATCCGATGATCGAAACGCCATAACTGAAATGGTATGTTCTCTCCCATATGTCCAATGACGATCTGAAGGCCGGGAAAGCGATCGAAAACTCCGTTGGCGTACAAACCGAGAACGTGGAGGGTTACCCCTTCGGATGGTCAGTATACTGAGTTCGAGGTTTATCAGGAGAATGCCACTTTACCGACACTGAAGAAATAAGTGCTTCCTCGTAACCATGGTCGTCCAGCTATGAAGAGCTTGGTAACAGCCGGAGTAGTGAGCCGGGGATGGATATAGAGGGGAAcatcaagctcctcaacctctttCCAGAAGACGTCCCACTCAGGCTGATCATAGAAAATtgctccttcttcatcgcctcccGTTGATTGAAAGTCATTCACGAGCAGGCCATGAAAGCCTAATACCTTGATGGCACGCCTCGCCTCCAGTGCGGCGGACTTTGGATCGTGCATGCTTAATGCCCCAAAACCACCGAATCGATTAGGGTTTTTGCAGATCTCGTCAGCTAGATAGTCATTGGCACGCTCAGCAAGGCCTTGGGCGGCAACAGGATCTGTTATATTTTGAGGACCCGGGGATGTAAGGGAGAGAACCATATACTCGACACTGTTCTCATCCATCCCTTTCAAGCGTTGGTCGTGAATGTCAACCAAGTTAGCAGCGAGATCTTCCGAGCCAGTGGGAGAAGTGAATTGATTACTCTCCCCAGATAAGCCAGGAAGATTAAATGCCTCCTCGAGGGCGATTTTGGGTATCATGCTGCGCGACATTTTGTTTGGAACGGTAGTGTGGATGCTTTGTAGGAGCCGGATGGACAGGGATAGACAAAATAGCTTTGCTGCAGTAAATCTGTGGGTGTGTTCTTTACTAGTAGTGTTTAAAGGGAGGCGATACTACAAATACCTCGTCATAAACAATGGTCCGCCTCGTACTCCGTCAATTGGCTGTACGGTGACCGCGATAGCGGAGAACTATATAAGTGATATAATATTGAATAGATAGTTATCCCTTAGGGCCATTGCCGGTTTGGAGTCACATCTACACGTCACGCAGCTATTCGCGGACACCGAGCCAGCCCGCATTGCCCATCGCATTCCTGGGCTACCCCCCAAGGGAGGTATTACTGCCACTCCGATCATATTTCGATAGAATACGTCGAGCTGTGATTTACATGCTCAGCTACACACAGGCCATATCTAAAACCAGTCATTCATGACTATAACTTTGTATAACGATGGTTTATATGATTCTTCTGACTGCCACTGGTGTTGTGTGACGTATGATGTATTTCATCTTTCAAAGTAGTGAAGGTAGTATCCAAAGGCAGACTATTCTATCTTAAACAAAACGCTCTTTGTCTCAAGAAAAGCGTTGATGCTGTCCAGCAGTCCCTCACGTCCTATGCCACTTGCCTTCCATCCCCCGAATGATAAGTCGTGGGCGGTTACTGGAGACGTGCAATTGACCCCGACAGTCCCTGCTTCGAGGCCCTTGGCGAAACGCATAGCTCGATTCACATCTTTGGTGAAAACAGCGGCATACAGGCCGTACATAGTATCGTTGGCCTTGGCGAGtgcctcctcctcggtatGAAAAATATTGATATTTACCACAGGGCCAAAAACCTCCTCCTTCATAATCTTCGCATCTTCTTGCGTCTCCTCGAACACGGTTGGTTCTATAAATCCGTCCTTGGCAGTTCCACCAAGAGATAGCTTCCCGGACTCATTGCCGGCTGCAATGTATTGCGAGACAGTACGGAACTGGAGATCATCCGCAACTGGCCCATGCTCTGTTGCCGGATCCAGGGGGCTTCCTTGCTGAACAGCGCCAAAGCTTTGCTTGAACAGAGGGATGAACCTGGCTGCAATGGTATCCTGCACGTAGATGCGTGAATTTGCCATACAAACCTGGCCACTGTTCCATTGGATGCTGCGTGCAGTTAAGGGAACCGCCACGTCCAGATCAGCATCGTCGAAAATGACGGCGGGTGACTTCCCACCCAGCTCGAGGATCACATTCTTCATATTGGACTGTGCTGCCGCTGTTTGGATTGCCCTTCCCGTCCTGGTAGAGCCAGTGAACGAGATAGCACGCACGTCCATGTGCGAAGCCAACGTCGCCCCACTGATTGGCCCATGGCCGGAAAGTACATTGAGCACCCCAGGTGGAAAGCCAGCTTCGCAGGCAAGCTGAGCTACTTTGAGGGactgttcttgttgattaGCGATAAAAGCTTTGGCAACCCAGCAAGTAGAGATACCCACCGTTAATGGAGCCTTTTCACTGCTCTTAAGCACAACAGTGTTGCCCGCAGCTAGGGCAGGGGCAACCTTTCCCGAGAATGCGACTAGAGGAACATTCCATGGGATGATTGCTGCGACTACACCGAAAGGTTGTCTCAGAGTCATATTCACGAATCCAGGGGTGTTCAGACTCGAAGCGCCCCTGGCAGTAATAGCAACCCCGGCATATGCTTCGAACCTTTCCGCAGCCATCATGCTGTCAAGGTAGCTGCGCAATGGTCGCCCCATCGACACCGCTTCTAGATAGGCAAGCTCGGCGTGGTGCTCGCGGATCAGCGCGGCGAGCTTCTTCATGGGCTCTCCACGTTTCGTTGGGGACAGCTTCGCCCATGCCGGCTGTGCCGCTTTTGCCGCAGCAACCGCTCGGTTGGTGTCCTCGATACTTGCTTCGTAAACTACCATACAAGggaaatcaaatcaacagAATGGACTTCAAGAGGGGAGGTATGCTAGAGAGTCCAAACCTTCAGCAACTGGTTTATGCGTCGAAGGAGCGCGGAGCGTGAACACCTGTTTATCTGAGGATTCGACAAACTAAGAGACATCAGTGAGGGTTCCTGATTTCCTCGAGACCAATCACTCTTGTCGGCGTACCTTTCCATTGATGAATAATCTCGTCTCGATGTGAAAAGGCTTGTCGTTCAACGGTCCGTCTAGTGCGTTTGGTGCCATTTTGGTCT
This region of Aspergillus puulaauensis MK2 DNA, chromosome 5, nearly complete sequence genomic DNA includes:
- a CDS encoding uncharacterized protein (COG:G;~EggNog:ENOG410PITA;~InterPro:IPR020846,IPR011701,IPR036259;~PFAM:PF07690;~TransMembrane:12 (i64-85o105-124i133-154o166-185i192-213o219-241i315-348o368-387i408-425o437-461i473-492o504-523i);~go_function: GO:0022857 - transmembrane transporter activity [Evidence IEA];~go_process: GO:0055085 - transmembrane transport [Evidence IEA]); protein product: MPLGVIQVDGQHAPGTVLLINQTAGDGFLQEKHDTGKNTNVILVPQPSNSPNDPLNWPQWKKNLAYAVIFANSIIYASIPAPLIAPSTVLLSQSLGRSIKDVSMLTAYQLLLCACYGPIASALAHKYGKRPQFIFGAVMGMVGTIVCCTTTYSYRVLLAGRIIQGVGSSVFESLSMAVIGDLFFVHERSFRASLLVMTWTCIISLVSILGGLITEELGWRYVFLIHLPFTIVGVIATFLLLPETQYQSDPDDIAGAPEETQVEDKGRNEISHEHDELPDRENGGVPSSSTEMKKTFVQELAIYSRTFSDTNLFKLVFAPFGVLLNPAVIWLTIVGSVCIALYVALSYILAQIWSPPPYNLNARQNGTFYVGALIGGLLSSTVSPWVGDIITTKMTKWNQGVYEPEFRIPMIIFATLFCGIGWFVFMWDLDNPTPHGYYLGAFCHGCLCAGTTIGMTVANLYILDAFRESSTEIFVLAMASKNFLFYGFSEFINDWTERQGPSEVLRVFGIVTMCIMATSLVLCKFD
- a CDS encoding uncharacterized protein (COG:S;~EggNog:ENOG410PMT6;~InterPro:IPR036864,IPR007219,IPR001138;~PFAM:PF00172;~TransMembrane:1 (o498-517i);~go_function: GO:0000981 - DNA-binding transcription factor activity, RNA polymerase II-specific [Evidence IEA];~go_function: GO:0003677 - DNA binding [Evidence IEA];~go_function: GO:0008270 - zinc ion binding [Evidence IEA];~go_process: GO:0006351 - transcription, DNA-templated [Evidence IEA];~go_process: GO:0006355 - regulation of transcription, DNA-templated [Evidence IEA]) gives rise to the protein MASDDRRRKNALSCDGCRQRKVKCEKPSAGPCQRCSRLGKQCQVGGSTSRPYYHTSKERYDLLVSVVRHFVPSASFSTDNLRELVDTLPASAEGSQPPPTLAQLDTPSSSTGPVSQECTVGDLEGTLMVDAMNIPRFSGPSSCTTLNAKMVSHLSKDTSGLSPFEESEPPSLFDGQVTSYQNPNYLPNRKALDQAAVKFFAEINSVIYILDQDRFHLWLDDVYDGKGVSVSILVILYLVMALCGDQDPSFDIARSYMDDVIEESRLESVRAIMLMSLYRQREDDRSVAWAILGVAIRISQSLGLHQRIGYAKDTSIYGSEVKRRLWWSLREFDNWSSCMLGRPTSSGSTDHDIHLPSQEFNSTPYTPPGYATSSASLGIMIGQISQQLYMQSGNLRSKAQLTGDLIQQVEGWSNKLPDHLRPDSAFPSCFARATLYLSLKYNFARMLIGRPYLTHLIFCRNTHDAVFESRAETCKLANDDSIEILTEFYRRGLLSTSLWFDTYFILATAIVLFLRAVETSSMQKELRSFLPVFKLCGHSKVGRYAAACFEKFLCNLENGTMERHHMDVENPVPQSPRPANAMGLCHEMNLNDLGDLNTIASECFGFGGGFDLDLCGVELS
- a CDS encoding zinc-binding alcohol dehydrogenase family protein (COG:Q;~EggNog:ENOG410PPID;~InterPro:IPR011032,IPR020843,IPR013154,IPR036291;~PFAM:PF08240;~go_function: GO:0016491 - oxidoreductase activity [Evidence IEA];~go_process: GO:0055114 - oxidation-reduction process [Evidence IEA]) gives rise to the protein MGEQEALILKELQRPLTLDRRPIPEPTGNQVLVRIITAGINPHDQKGRGRGVLVEKYLPHAILANDIGGIVEEIGPDVQRFSVGDRIVGQSNILSGGPDQAGLQQFCILDANFAAPIPQDISFDQAAAVPVNAMASFIALFSSSGLGLAPKFLGHDSEYAKEAIVIIGGGSNSGKFALQFSRLAGFGRIIATVKVRGDGGQSLREFGATHVIYREAADVEAQIRAIVGDELVYAFDAVNGTYSGGVSHQLALSLLSTTKKGSLATLVRGEADPAIAATKTAGFKKNRVLGVSDPHQELATKFWRELPGWIGNGGLKTLDFEVIDGLDAVKVNSLLDDYRDGRAVTKTHVHPDHRDSILE